From Balnearium lithotrophicum:
AATATAGTACGTGTAGTCCTCTATCGATTTTTCGTTCATTCCCAAAATGTTGTTCCCTATAACCTTTTTGCTGAACCTCTGTTCCTGGTCAACGGCAATCTTAAACATCTCGTAAACCTTATCCTTGGGTAGGTACTTTTTAAAGTTTTCATCCGTTAAGTCCTTTAAGAAGTGCTCAAAGAGAATTACGTGTGTAAACTCATCCCTGTTTATGTACCTTATTATGTCCGCCGTTCCCTGCATCAAGTTCCTTGAAGCAAGGTTGTAGAAGAACATAAACCCGTTGTAAAAGTAGAGACCCTCAAGGAGGTAGTTTCCTATGAGAACCTCTCCATAGTTCTCCATTGTCGGTTCCTCTAAAAACTTCTGATAGATGTCGGCTATGTACTTGTTCCTCTCAAAGAGAATGGGGTCCTTTCTCCACCAGTAGTAGACCTCCTCCCTCTTTTCAGGTGGAACTACGGACTCAATCGTATAGCCGTAGCTCTGTGAGTGAATGGCCTCCTGGTAGGCATGGATTGAAAGGTCAATGGTTATTTCAGGAGCCTTCACGTAGGCTGCAATGTTTGGAATGTTCGTTGTCTGAATTGAATCAAGGAAGACTAAGAAGGAGAGTATCTCATCGTACGCCTGTCTCTCATCGTCTGTAAGTTCCTTGTAGTCCTGAACGTCCTGTGTAAGATCAACAGTTTCAGGAATCCAGAAGTTTGCCATCATGGCCCTGTACATTTTGGGAGCCCATTCGTACTTGATTACGTTCAGGTTAAAAATGTTTGTCGTATCTCCGTAGAGAATTCCCCTCTTTGCAGGGTCGTCGTTACCGTTTGGATTGAATATTGGCCTTGGCTTCATTAGCTCTTTCCTTACATCGGACATCTCTTCCTCCCTCTTAGTTTGCACAGGCTATGCACTCCTCCTTCTTGGAGAGCTCTCCCTGGCTGTCCTTCTGAATGGTTCTAACGTAGTAAATTGTCTTAACTCCCTTTTTCCAAGCGTACATAACGGTTTCGTAAATGTCCTTAGCCCTTATCCCTAAGTTGAGGTTGAAGAGGAGCTCCATAGAGATACCGCTGTCAACCCACTTCTGAATTGTGGATATAACGTCTATAACTTCCTTCTGGTCCATGTACTTACTCTCCCTGTAGAACCAGAACCTCTCCTTTATGTAGGGTGGACAGATTGGAACTGCCTGCTTCTGGTTCTTGTCTATGTAGAACCTGCTAAAGGGTGGAAGAACTCCCGGAGTTGCTCCCTGAAGGAGGCCTGAACTTGTGTTCGGTGCAATGGCAAATAGCTGTCCGTTTCTTATACCGTACTTTTTGAGCTTTGAAAGGAGCTCCAACCACTTTTCCTTGAGCTTTGTATTCTTCTCAAGGAACTTAGCATCCTTACCTATGATAACTCCCCTGCTCCAGTCAGAGCCATCGTAGGCTGGAAATTTTCCCCTCTCCTTAGCAAGATTTACACTCTCATCAATTCCGTAGTAGGCAATCTTTTCGTATAGCTCATCGATAACATCCAGGGAATTCCTTCCGTATGGAATTTCCCTCTTTGCAAGGTAGTCTGCCAAACCTAAAGTTCCAATACCAATCGTTCTGTACCTATCGTTGTGGAGTTTACTCTCAGGTATAGGAGGAGTTGTTAACTCAATTGTGTTGTCAAGGATTCGCACTGCCGTTCTAACGGCCTCTTCAAGTTCCTCATCGTTAGATACGTTTGCAAGGTTTATCGAGAGGAGGTTGCACGTGTGGACAAGTCCGGGATTCTCTATCTCCCTTACAATCTTTCCATCCTTCATGTAGGTTTTAAATCCTTCAGAGGGTCTGAAGTTTGAAAAGCTCTCCATACAGAGGTTTCCGTTTCCTATGTATCCATCGTGTTTTAAGGGATTCAGTCTGTTTGCAGTATCCTTAAAGAAGATGTAGGGAAGTCCCGTTGCTACCTGTGTTTTTAAAATTTCCTTTAGGAGCTCCTTTGCCTTAACCCTCTTTTTCAACTTTAACTTTTCAGATTCATTCTCAACGTGCATGTATGCCCTTTCAAAATCGTCTCCCCAGAGTTCGTAGAGCTTGTATCCAAACTTCTTCTCAACCTCGTAAGGGTCAACCAAAAGCCAGTCTCCGTTGTACTTGACCCTCTCCATGAAAAGGTCTGGAATTACAACCTGGGGAAATATGTCAAAGGCCTTTCTCCTAAGGTCCCCATTTTCCGTTTTGAGCTCCAAAAAGTCGTAGATATCAAGGTGCCAGACGTCTAAGGCGACTGTAACTGCTCCGGCTCTCTTCCCTTCCTGGTTAACCGCAACAGCCACGTCGTTTAAAATCTTAGTCCACGGGACAATTCCCCCACTTGCACCAAAGACCCTCTTAATCCAAGAGCCCTGAGCCCTTATCCTTGAAAGGTTAACTCCAACACCACCGGCCCTCTTCGATATTTGGGCTACCTGATTTGCCGTGTACATTATTGAATCCAAATTGTCATCCATTGCAGTTATAAAGCACGAGGAGAGATTACCGTTAGGCCTCCTGAGATTTATGAGTATAGGCGTTGCGAGGGAGAGCTTTTTACCTGCAATCAAATCGTAGAACCTCTTTACGGTTTCTATCCTCCTTTCCTTTGGTTCGTTTACTGCAAGCATGAGGGATATGGTCATGTACATTTCCTGAGGGAGCTCTATAGGGTAATCCTCATACACACAGAGGTACCTCTTTGCAAGGAGGTTTGCTCCTGCATAGTCGTAGAGGAAGTCGTACTCAAGTTTTAGGTAGTTTCCAACTTCCTCAATTTCATCCTCCGTGTAGTTTTTAAGGAGCTCCTCCGTGTACAGCCCCTTCTCTATTAGCTCCTTAACAACTTTTAAATACTCTCTACCGCCACCAACGTAGGCAAGCTTACTCGTTCCCCTCCTGATAGAGACTTCCTTGTAGAGGTTGAAGATAAAGAGCCTTCCGGCAAGGATTCTCCAGTCAGGTTCCTCGGGAGTTGTTAACTGAAGGGCAGTATTCACAACAGCTTCGTGAATCTGCCTTGTAGTTATTCCATCAAAGAAGTGAAGTTTAAGCTTGGCCTCAAGTTTTAACGTGTTAACATCGAGTCCCTCTGCAGCCCAATTTATGACCTTCCTGATTTTCTCAATATTTAACGGTTCCCTCTCTCCGTTCCTCTTTACAACTGTTATTGTGGTCATTGCTCCTCCCTACAACTAATTGAAGGAAATTATTTTATTCCCAGTGAGGGGTATTTGGAATCGAAGAACTCTCCTCAAACAGTTAGTTAACTTGTTTCTCCATTCTCTTACGTCCAATCAACTCAAGACAATTTGAAGTAGGCTTGAGCTCTAAAATCATGAAATTCTTAGTTAAATGAAAATAGGGGTATTTGTTCAAGGCTTTAACAAAAACAGAGAGAGAATTCAAGACATCTTTCTCTTAAGAAGCTCTATAGCTATTCTTACTGCCGTTTCAAAGCTACCAGTATCGGCAATACCCTTACCTGCAATGTCGTAAGCAGTTCCATGGTCAACGGAAGTCCTAACTATCGGAAGCCCTAACGTTACATTAACGCTCCTTCCAAAACCCAAGAGTTTTATCGGAATCAACCCCTGGTCGTGGTACATAGCTAAAACAACGTCAAAATCTCCCTTTAGAGCTCTTAAAAATATCGTATCGGAAGGAAAAGGTCCAAAAGCCTTTATTCCTGAAGTTTTAGCCTCAATTATAGCTGGTTCTATCTCCTCAATTTCTTCTCTTCCAAAAAGCCCTCCCTCTCCAGCGTGGGGATTGAGGGCACATACACCTATTTTGGCTCCTGGAAACTCACTATTTATAAGCTCTAACTTGTTAAGTATCCTCTCCCTTTTAACTAAGTCTGGAACTTCCCTTAGAGAAACGTGAGTTGTAAGGAGAACTACCTTTAACCTCTCATTTGCAAGCATCATTCCAAAATTTTTAACCTTAAAGAAATGGGCTAAAAACTCTGTGTGACCGGGAAAGGGAAATCCTGCAAGTCTAACAGCCTCCTTGTTTATAGGAAGGGTTACTACTCCATCTATTTTTCCCTCCTTAGCATCAGAGAGGGCTCCCTTTAAGAACTCAACCTGGGCTCTTCCCGATTCCTTCGAGGCCTTTCCAACCTGAAACTCAACGTTTGGAGCAACATCACACAGAGAAACGTTAGGGGAGAAATTGAGGGGAAGCTTAAGGAGCTCCGAGTAGAACTTTAAAACTCCACTTGAACCGTAAACAGTAAAGGAGGCAGGAAGTTTCCCCAAAAAGGGAAGGGATTTAATTAGAATCTCAGCACCTATCCCTGAAGGGTCTCCAATGGTTATACCTATTCTTGGTTCTTTTCCTCTAATTTTCTAACCTCCTCCAAAGCCGATTCAGCCCTTGAAAGGAACTCGGCCGCTATCTTTTCGCTGAGGTTCTTGAGGTCGTTACTGAGCTGCCTTAGCTTGTACTTTAACTCGATGTTTTCCTGTTCAAGCTCCTCAATCCTCTCCTCTAACTCTGAAACCTTCTCCTCGTACGCCTTTACAGTCTCCTCAAAGAGGGATGTAATACCTGCCGTTATGTTCATAATTCTTTCCTTTAATTCATCGGGTAGCTCAGTCCCCACCTTTACCCTCCGCAATATCGTTTTCCAAATCTATAAGATGTCCCATCTTTTCCTTTTTCGTTTTCAGGTAGTTAACGTTGTACTCACAAACACCTGTAACAATAGGAACCCTCTCAACAATTTCTAAACCGTAACCCTCCAATCCTATGAGCTTCTTAGGATTGTTCGTTAGAAGTCTAATTTTTCTAACCCCTAAATCCCTCAAGATTTGAGCTCCTATTCCAAAGTTCCTCATATCGGGAGGAAATCCCAACTTTCTATTTGCCTCCACAGTATCAAACCCATGGTCCTGAAGGTGGTAAGCCTTTATCTTATTTACAAGACCAATTCCCCTTCCCTCCTGCCTTAGATAAACAATAACCCCCTTTCCTTCCTCTGAAATCATCTCCATAGCCCTGTGGAGCTGAGAACGGCAGTCACACTTTAAAGAGCCGAAGACATCACCTGTTAAACACTCTGAGTGAACCCTAACCAAAATAGGTTCGTCTTCTTTAATCTCTCCCATAACCAAGGCAACGTGTTCCTTGTTATCAACCAACGAAGTGTAGGCGTAAATTTTCCACATACCGTAGGCCGTAGGAAGATTAGCCTCTGCTTCCCTTCTTATGAGGCTTTCCCTCTTCATCCTGTACTCAATGAGGTCTGCAATACTTATAATCTTTAGGTTGTGTTTCCTTGCGTAGTCTATGAGTTTTGGAAGGCGCATCATTGTTCCGTCTTCATCCATTATCTCGCAGATAACCCCAGCCGGATAAAGTCCTGCAAGCCTTGAAAGGTCAACGGCGGCCTCCGTATGTCCGGACCTCTTTAAAACACCTCCCTTTCTTGCTCTTAGTGGGAATACGTGTCCCGGCTTTACAAAGTCCTCAGGCTTCGCATCGGGAGAAACTGCCCTCTTTATGGTTATTGCCCTGTCGTAAGCCGAAATTCCTGTTGTGGTTCCAAACTTTGGATGGGCATCGACAGAGACACAGAAAGCCGTCTCCTTCGGGTCTGTAGGTTTTGGAGTCATAGGTTCAAACTCAAGCTCATCACACCTTTCCTCAGGAAGGGCAAGACAGATAAGTCCCCTTCCGTACTTCGTCATAAAGTTGATTGCCTCAGGTGTAACCTTCTCTGCTGCAATAATTAAATCTCCCTCGTTCTCCCTGTTGGGGTCATCAACAACAACAACGAAGTTTCCCTTTTTTATTTCTTCTATTGCCTCTTCAACTCTATCTAAAGGGAACTTACCCTTAACCAACTTAACTTCCCCTCTTCGTTAGAACTTTGTCTATGAGGCCGTACTCCATGGCCTCTTCAGCACTCATAAAGTAATCCCTCTCCGTATCCTGCTCAATTTTCTCTAACGGTTTCCCTGTATGCTTTGAAAGGATTTCGTTGAGCATTCTCTTAAGCCTTAGGATTTCCTTTGCGTGGATTTCAATGTCTGTAGCCTGTCCCTGGAATCCTCCTAAGGGTTGGTGAATCATTATCCTTGCATGAGGAAGTGCAAAGCGCTTTCCGGGAGCTCCTGCAGCCAACAAAACTGCCCCCATACTTGCAGCCTGTCCCATACAGATGGTTACTACATCGGGCTTTATGTACTGCATAGTATCGTATATGGCAAGTCCTGCAGTAACAACTCCCCCTGGACTATTTATATATAGGTATATGTCCTTTTCAGGGTCCTCTGCTTCCAAAAATAGAAGTTGGGCAACAATAAGGTTTGAAATGTGGTCATCGATGGGAGTTCCCAACATTACAATTCTATCCTTTAAGAGCCTTGAGTAGATATCGTAGGCTCTCTCTCCCCTTCCTGTTTGCTCTATAACTATAGGAACGTACTGATTGAGTATCTCCTCCATACTACCTCCAGTCTGTAATTTCTAAGGATAAAATATGCATATTTTTCCTAATTGCTTCTACTTTTACTTCTCACTCTTTCCCTTTGAATTCTTTTAGCAGTTATAACCTCCTTCAAAGACCTAATGGCATTTATTATTTTTTGTAACTCGTCCTTGCTCTTAACATCAACTACAAAGTCCAAAACGGCCCTTCCTGAAACTGAGCGGCTTGAGACACCTTTTATATTTATGTTGTGTTTTGAAATCACAGTTGAAATTTCTGCAAGAACTCCTGGTTTATCCTCTGTAGAAACCCTAATCTTTGCAGGATAGGTTCTATCGGATGGCAGAAATTCAACTTTTAAAACCTTCCCTGGGGAGCTCTCCTTAATCTGCCTTGCAACAACGCAGTTTGCGGTATGGATAACTATTCCCTTCCCTGAGTTAATCACACCAACAACCCTGTCTCCAGGTAGCGGATGACAGCACTTTGCAAGACTAACAGCCATATTGTCTATTCCGTCAATCCTTATATCGATATCCCTCGACCTTGAACTTCCCTTTTTCTTCTTCTTAACCTCTAAGGGAAGTCCCAAGAGCTTCCG
This genomic window contains:
- a CDS encoding ribonucleotide-diphosphate reductase subunit beta, giving the protein MKPRPIFNPNGNDDPAKRGILYGDTTNIFNLNVIKYEWAPKMYRAMMANFWIPETVDLTQDVQDYKELTDDERQAYDEILSFLVFLDSIQTTNIPNIAAYVKAPEITIDLSIHAYQEAIHSQSYGYTIESVVPPEKREEVYYWWRKDPILFERNKYIADIYQKFLEEPTMENYGEVLIGNYLLEGLYFYNGFMFFYNLASRNLMQGTADIIRYINRDEFTHVILFEHFLKDLTDENFKKYLPKDKVYEMFKIAVDQEQRFSKKVIGNNILGMNEKSIEDYTYYIANDRLKRLGLEPIFPDRPNPYEHLERIADVGGEGNVKANFFEATVTSYNQASAVEGWDEI
- a CDS encoding bifunctional 3,4-dihydroxy-2-butanone-4-phosphate synthase/GTP cyclohydrolase II, translating into MVKGKFPLDRVEEAIEEIKKGNFVVVVDDPNRENEGDLIIAAEKVTPEAINFMTKYGRGLICLALPEERCDELEFEPMTPKPTDPKETAFCVSVDAHPKFGTTTGISAYDRAITIKRAVSPDAKPEDFVKPGHVFPLRARKGGVLKRSGHTEAAVDLSRLAGLYPAGVICEIMDEDGTMMRLPKLIDYARKHNLKIISIADLIEYRMKRESLIRREAEANLPTAYGMWKIYAYTSLVDNKEHVALVMGEIKEDEPILVRVHSECLTGDVFGSLKCDCRSQLHRAMEMISEEGKGVIVYLRQEGRGIGLVNKIKAYHLQDHGFDTVEANRKLGFPPDMRNFGIGAQILRDLGVRKIRLLTNNPKKLIGLEGYGLEIVERVPIVTGVCEYNVNYLKTKKEKMGHLIDLENDIAEGKGGD
- the pdxA gene encoding 4-hydroxythreonine-4-phosphate dehydrogenase PdxA — encoded protein: MRGKEPRIGITIGDPSGIGAEILIKSLPFLGKLPASFTVYGSSGVLKFYSELLKLPLNFSPNVSLCDVAPNVEFQVGKASKESGRAQVEFLKGALSDAKEGKIDGVVTLPINKEAVRLAGFPFPGHTEFLAHFFKVKNFGMMLANERLKVVLLTTHVSLREVPDLVKRERILNKLELINSEFPGAKIGVCALNPHAGEGGLFGREEIEEIEPAIIEAKTSGIKAFGPFPSDTIFLRALKGDFDVVLAMYHDQGLIPIKLLGFGRSVNVTLGLPIVRTSVDHGTAYDIAGKGIADTGSFETAVRIAIELLKRKMS
- the clpP gene encoding ATP-dependent Clp endopeptidase proteolytic subunit ClpP, whose amino-acid sequence is MEEILNQYVPIVIEQTGRGERAYDIYSRLLKDRIVMLGTPIDDHISNLIVAQLLFLEAEDPEKDIYLYINSPGGVVTAGLAIYDTMQYIKPDVVTICMGQAASMGAVLLAAGAPGKRFALPHARIMIHQPLGGFQGQATDIEIHAKEILRLKRMLNEILSKHTGKPLEKIEQDTERDYFMSAEEAMEYGLIDKVLTKRGS
- a CDS encoding ribonucleoside-diphosphate reductase subunit alpha, coding for MTTITVVKRNGEREPLNIEKIRKVINWAAEGLDVNTLKLEAKLKLHFFDGITTRQIHEAVVNTALQLTTPEEPDWRILAGRLFIFNLYKEVSIRRGTSKLAYVGGGREYLKVVKELIEKGLYTEELLKNYTEDEIEEVGNYLKLEYDFLYDYAGANLLAKRYLCVYEDYPIELPQEMYMTISLMLAVNEPKERRIETVKRFYDLIAGKKLSLATPILINLRRPNGNLSSCFITAMDDNLDSIMYTANQVAQISKRAGGVGVNLSRIRAQGSWIKRVFGASGGIVPWTKILNDVAVAVNQEGKRAGAVTVALDVWHLDIYDFLELKTENGDLRRKAFDIFPQVVIPDLFMERVKYNGDWLLVDPYEVEKKFGYKLYELWGDDFERAYMHVENESEKLKLKKRVKAKELLKEILKTQVATGLPYIFFKDTANRLNPLKHDGYIGNGNLCMESFSNFRPSEGFKTYMKDGKIVREIENPGLVHTCNLLSINLANVSNDEELEEAVRTAVRILDNTIELTTPPIPESKLHNDRYRTIGIGTLGLADYLAKREIPYGRNSLDVIDELYEKIAYYGIDESVNLAKERGKFPAYDGSDWSRGVIIGKDAKFLEKNTKLKEKWLELLSKLKKYGIRNGQLFAIAPNTSSGLLQGATPGVLPPFSRFYIDKNQKQAVPICPPYIKERFWFYRESKYMDQKEVIDVISTIQKWVDSGISMELLFNLNLGIRAKDIYETVMYAWKKGVKTIYYVRTIQKDSQGELSKKEECIACAN